The Pocillopora verrucosa isolate sample1 chromosome 9, ASM3666991v2, whole genome shotgun sequence genome includes the window caacaaatacTGACGCGCGAAACGGAGAGGACGCTTTGCGTCTACATTGAGAAATGCTGGTTTTTCTGTGATTTTAATGCGTATTTTACGCGCTTTTTGAGGAAAATGCGATACTGTCGGACAGATGAAAGACATCAGATTACTTAGAGTAAACGTATTATTCATGCTGTGAAAATAGTGGATGGTTATTCGAGAAAAATGGAGTTCTCTGCTctgtagcacgatcatggttattTTTCGTTCTCGATGAGAGTTtgtaaaacatattttgaaaaaattgaatttaatattgcttgaggtgttgatgGATTGCACCGGACACTTtaatttgaacagttttttaTCAAGCTGTATTGCATGATTCACGATCtgttgagtgtgccgattatatttttctggaatTGAtttgctcggtgctatctctagatcggaatgtctgattaaaataAACCATAGATGATTTTGTGTGGCTCCGAGGCAGTTTTGTCGCTTCGTGTGACAACGTCTTCGATTGATATGTAATCTTAAATGTCTTCTTATTGAACAACGATTTTTCTACGAAAGATGGCTGACTTTTCTCTTTGGTGGTTTGGTTGCGGTTAATTTCATGTTCAACATCCTGTTGTGTTACTTATGATGTTAGAATTGTACAGTTACAAGTGTGTTACAAGGTGGATTTTGTGTCAATTGGCTGTAGGGGGAAATTGTTTGGCTGTGTCGAGGGTAATTTAGAGAACACTACGAATGGAAATGTTTTCGATGcttggagaaagtgatcttgtggagtcgtttatatttggccaaggacgaattcagataccatcgtttgcatgtttatttgattctgttatctggaatgaatgatATACGGAGGAAGGTTATTATTCGTTTGTTTCGAGTCAATTAGACATttacattcctttttttctctggaTATTTAAACGAAATTTTTGATAAAGTGAAATTGGTATCTCGAACATTTTAAGGTTTGTGTAATAAAGCTGCTTTACTTGTAGTCGTATTGTTAATATCTACATGTAGGTCAATTTAAGGATCAGTTTTTTTATGTATTCTGAGTTGAATTATTGTGAGTTACCTTTGTTGTCGTTTTTTGAAAAGGAAGTGTTGTGTTCTGAATCTATAAAACcatcaatgttttattttgtttgatatgATTCACTAACATAATTTTACACATAGTAACAGAAAGGTGTATTCCAAAATGAATAGTATAAAATTACTTCATAAAGTTTTCCATCTTGTTTAACGTTAGTATGCTGGGTTTGGGCATGATTGGTGTGTGGGTTCTGTATAGTTGCTGAACAACACATAAGGTAATTAAAttaactattttaaatgaagtgccataaatttaataataacctgattttaatattatttaGTCAGTTTTCTGAGCATGTTTTGTattcttgttcttctttttttagtCATTCTAAGTTTCCATGCTGATGGCTTACAGGTTACTCTGACTTACATCCTGAAGTTGTTTGTGATGTTCTTGTGACACTGGAATAGTTTAAGTGGAGTTGGCTGAAGATGTCCCAGGGATTAATCCCAGGTTTCTCTAACAGTGTATGATAGTTTGATTTCAAGGCAGCTGCTTGAAGGTTTGTTTTCCAAGATTATTCACATGGCCCCAAGTGAGAACACACTATGACAATGGAGCTTGTCAGGTTGTGGGGTCCACAAGAGTCTATTTTGACTCTTATTGGTGTTCTCCTTGTAAAGGAGTTACTCTGCTTTATCCATGGAAAAGCATTAATGATGTAGGAATGAAgcagtaatttttgtttttgtattataATAGTTTCTTTTAGAGTTTGTTTTCCATTAAGCAATTTCACAGTATTTGTAACATTTATGTATGATGCAAAAACACCATCATCGTTGGAAGTTCCAATTTATTACAATTTGATCACACGAACGTTTTGAATCGAATGACATATATCTAGTTGCTCGCGTAcaattaaaaagtttaaatatattttaaaataacctATTCGCCGGAACAAAAACAAGTGTAAATGACTGCCTTCAAAGGTAGAAGTTGATTCTTTCTTCTCCAAGAACCTCGTCCATCGCACAGGAGTGTACTTTCCCCAACTTATGGTCTGCCGTGTGTAAACTTCTCGGCGACTTCACTAAGAAATACCACATTCATTGGAAACCACACGATAAGACAGCGATTCCGTATTGTGCCTATAGAAGTCGTTGGAGTTTACgtatatttcttgtttttcagtTCATCAATGAAGCACAATAGTTTTATAGCAGGTCCGAGTTTGAGGCCCATGTAAGACATAATCATTTCTCGAGTTAGAAGAAGAAGAGCTTTCCCGTCAATTTCCTGTaaacaaaagatgaaattaaaacttaagtAGTTAATAGCTGTCGCGACCAACCGTTCACACTGGTCACTTGCTTTCTCACGCTTATCACACTGTTCCTGCGCTTGGCATGCAATGATGGGTCGcatttttcccgcgcttggcaCTGATCACGTTTTTTCCGCACTCAGCACTGATCACATTTTTCCCGCACTAAGCACTGTTACACGTTCTCCCACGAGTGTCACTGGTCACATGTCTTCCCCGCCCATTAAAAATGGCTTCCTTTTTTCCTCAGCATGCACTGGTCATGGTATGTATCCCACGCTTAGGACTGGTTAAATTTTCCCACGTTTAGCACTGGTTACATGTTTGCGGCGGGTGTAATTTGTTGTAAGTTAACAGCGTTTGTCCCCGCGAATAGCATCAGTGCTAACACGCTGTCTTTTCTTACCACTGGTAACATTTTTCCAGTGTTTGGCACCCATCGTAAGTTTCCTCGTGGGCTATGAATACGCTCTGGTTACGTTTTCCTGAGCTTCTCAATTCTAGTCAAACGGTTTTACCGTGCTTGATATCGGCCCCAACTCTCTTTTGGAGAACTCTTCCATCCAAGCCTCCCTAACAGGAGGTTCTAATCAGTAGCCCCTTGTATGTACAAAACGAACATAACGAGCTACTGTACTAACGCGTCTTTTGCATGCATTAAAACAATTCtcagagattaaaaaaacaatgtaaCAAGTAACAACTTACGtgttttctaaacatttccGCATGTTCAGCCAGTTCGGAATTTTCTATGAACTTTACAACTTCTGACACTGACCAAGTTTTGGGAGGCGAAGTTGAACAGACTTGTGGAGACTGGCTTGTATCTATACAAAGACAAGAAGGTTGAAGTCGAAATGTTGACCAGTTACAATTATTTCGATCAGACAACAGTATTATGTCGAGTGATATAGAAGTTACTAAACATTTGAAAGAGAAGatgaaacattttgaattttgtgtcAGCTTCCTGCTCATGCTAAATATCCGCCTGAGTAAAGTCAAGTGTtgatggaatgaaaaaaaaaaacctaggtAAGAACAGGTGTAAGAACAAATGACTTGAGGCGTTTCCACAGTACAAAGAATCAGCGAACTGCAGTCGGAGTAAGCGACGCGGAAAGATTTCCTTCGAGCCCGATACTCTTCAAAAACAAAGCATTAGTCTCAATGGCAAACTATTGTATTGGccactcttttcctttatcaaaTGACTGTACacagaatgaagaatggagttCTACGGAAATCTCGCCCGCGAcgcttaaacaaaaattaaagaacgtATTTTTAAACGCCTTCAGTAAATTTCTTGTTTCCAGATGATCATATCCTGTTCTACCTTCATCGTCAAGAGTAATCCGTGGAAGTTTGGCGCTAGGTTGCTGTTGTTGATCGGATTCACTATATGCGTTTCTTTTCACTGAACCAACAGTACTCTTCTTTGCAGTAAGTGATGGTGTCTCTGGCAAAACCGTGTTTCGTCTTAACGCTGAGGAGAAATAgtaaatcaaaaaatgtttaaactaAATTATTGGACGGTTTGGTGTTATGTCTTCTTACTGATTTGATTTTTAAGTTCTTCAGTTGTTCATGATCTCTGACGACCAAATGAGAAATGAGCTGTGAAATACGGCTGAAATACAATCACGCTTGACCGCATAAGCAGATTTCCCATAGCCACTAGCGGTGATTAATTGGTAACTAGAGCtgttgaaaagttattttacaaTATAACCCCATTTTATTCTAAAACAAAGTTGTAGATCCATAGGCAATCTGTTGTTTTCGCCATAGTTTTCTTTTATCCAGGAACTGTGCATGATTAAGTATAGGGTTGTGCGAAAATCTTACCGAGCGGATTACCACACTCTCCGAGCTTCACCAAATCAGTCAAGAATCTCTTGCTTATGCATTCAAAGATGACACAATGAATGACACGAGTGCGCCGCGCGCAAGTAGAAAACGAACTTTGGCCCTCTGAGCCCCGTTCGTGGCTAGCAGACATCTTTCATCAAGTTTTGGAATAAAATCAATCTTACCACTCTTTCCACACTTCGGACATGGTCCTGTGATGCGCTCTCCACACAGCAGATTCTCACAGCACTGGAGATTGTCGGCGAACTTCTCTAACACGCGCCAGAACACAGCCACGCGATCAATAACTTGTAAGTAACATGACAAAATCTGCTTCCCGTCTTTAGCCGTGATCTTGATGCGACCAGTTCCTGATCTCAAAAAGCCAAACACGACGCTGGGTTCAATGGCGGCGTTCACCACAGATTGAATACAGTCTCTTGTCACATTCAACACTGTGCCTCGAAAACAGGTTGGTAGCCCTGCTACTTTAGCAGCACTCAAGTGGGGCCCAGCCTCGCACGCATGGTTAATGAAAACTTGAACTGTATGATTGACACCATCCTCAGGATCTATCCCGGATGAAGATGGAGAATCGCAGCCTGAGCGAGTAGACGATGGTGTTGTCACTACAGGGGTAGGGACGGGAGAAGTTGCCACAGTTGCTGGTGTAACACTCGAGgtaaccttaatttttttcttatcacgtTTTTCAGGTTTCTCCGACCTGGCAGTTTTAACAGGCTTTTCCAACTTAGCAGCTTTGTCCAGCTTAGCAGCTTTTTCCGGCTTCACAGATTTTTCGGGTACAGCATTTGTCTTACCACTAAAAGGCAACAAATATACCTCAAATCAGAATACCAGCTGTactaaaaagatatttttgacGAATGGGGAACTCAACGACCCCTCGTCATGCCATAAGGCGACTTTGCACTATAAGTCAGCTCTATCAACCTTACTACCACTGTAACACCTAAATCGTGATACTTACATCACTTACACTTAAATTGGCACACAGTTGAATTCTctaatttaaatttcaaaatataaaaagctGCAAACTTCTCTAAAACCTTTACACTGTAACCACGGTTTTGACTGAAACGTGCTGACTAGTAGTAAAATTCCAAAAGATGAGCAAGACGCAAACCTTTGATGTTACTGAGTAAACTCTTAAACCTCTAGAGTGACTAACAttgaatttctcccaacaaGATCTCCAccgaatcaaacattagggtcacgagaatagaggaaatgatcaccaacagaagaaggtcttgattgttatCAGCACCTTacgaaatgtatggagaacagtatacAGAACATGCCTGCTTATGTTTGGGTGTTGAGTGTCAAgcaaaaaaaaccttaccttACTTTCAACGCTTTCCTGGTTTTACCTTGGGAAAACAAACAAGATCAAAAATCAATGGAAAATACCTTCAAAGGAATGGAGCCGTTGCCAGTGACTGGCATTTCGACCATTTGAGtcgaagtcatcatcagagtgaAGGAAGGTGCAATAGAGGTCTTGTTAGTAAAAAGTAAATGATTGGTAGTAAGACTCTAAAAGCGAAAGTCATCAGTGATTGGGTCACTTGGAAAGACAAGTCGTTCAGTTCGGGTCCTTTGTTGTGTTAATGTCGTTTGAAAATCGTATAGTACCGTTCTTTGCTGACAGGAATCTGTTCTAAGTTAATAAACCAGTTATTGTTTGGTAGTtccttttctactttttttccttctctctctttttctacATCTCGTAGCAGCTGTATTCGTGACGGAACCAAGCAacagctgcgaaggagacttCCCCTCATACCTGGTGGTTGTAAAGGGTGACCACTAAGGTGACACCAACCCACTGGGAATATATCCCTGGAGTCGTATCTGCACCAGTAATCTGAACCAAGGTATCCATCAAAATCCACGCGGATTCTGTCGCCGTCGACATCGGCCACAGTAGCCACACAGATGAGAAGAGGGTTTTTAGGATCCAATGCTTCTAGCTTCATGCCGACCTTAAACATGTTCTCTTTAGGTGCTGTCGGCTCCTGCAAATGATGAAGGAAACTGGAGCTCTCCTTTTGTTCACACTGGTGTGATGTTAGAGTAACGCAAGTCATAAAAAAGTCACGCAGTACAAGTTACGAATATCTGGAACCTTTTCATGTGTTAAAGAGTGTGCCACTGGATGAGGTAACATACTTCAGGCGTTCAGTTAGAAAAACGGAGCGAAATAGTAAACAGCGCGATAGTAGCGGCAGAGCGAGAAAAAcgagggaggtttgggtcggaTTCATAACgcgacccgacccaagcctcgCTCGTTTTTTAATCTTCTGTACCTATTCCGCCGTTCATCGCGCTTTGTTTCACATAGtgaatgcctggaacaggcCACACATGAGGCTAAAAGGTAAACCCCAATTGAATACCACGATTGACAATAACCTCTCTTTGAAGGACGCAAAGAAGTTACTAACCCGTTTAAACAGCCGAACAGGAGCCAGTTCCGCACTGGCAAGGGTCTTTGCCAAAAAAGTAGAGTACTTCCCAGGATCAAGGTGAAAGCCTAGAAGAACAAAATGTTACGTCAGTTAAGAGAGTGGATGAAAATGCTCGacataaatttacaaacatCTTGAGAGTCATCTTGTGGAGTGATAATGATTTCACCACTATGCAAAGGTGATAGGTCTGATTCCTGATTAGATGAACTggatcgggggggggggggggagagaaggGGTGTGGCGAGGGTAGATAATCTTGCTTTGACTGGTACGTTATGATAGACACGTACCAACAGGAGGCTGCAATCGTCCTCCGTTTCCCTCACACCACCCTACAGGGTGGATTTCTCTAGAGTCCACCAGGTGCCAGACATCGTTGGCACTGTCAGTGCCGTCAAACCGACACCTGATCCTTGGTCCTAATATGCCAACTACAGTAGCAACACATATGGTATCCACTATCCGTGGATCTGCCACTTCTAATTTCATACTGCACTGAAAGCCATTGTACGGAGGTACTTGAGCCTAcatgtcaaaaaagaaaacagatatcAGTGTGCACAAAATCGATTGTAAAATTTGATAGTTCAAGAGAGAGTTGGCTGAGAAGTAGGACTACTCTCTGCGAGTTTTGAGTAAAGGGTTTTCTGTCTACCGAAAGTTGTTTATTTAAGTCTAGTTCGAGAAAACTGTTTGATCAGATTTGTCGTGATGTTATTGCCTGTAAAAGACCAGGCCAAGAGACATACTCCCACAGCGGCCGTCAGTTGCGATTGGTTTACAAAATACCGCACAAGAACAACAGCGACTAAACCAACTGGGCCAAAATTGATCGCAAACAAGCTGATCAATTCAGGTGGACaacgtcaaaaataatttcccaTTTCTTCATACTACCGTTTCTTAGTTATTTCCAATTCAATCGAATTAATCGTGAtatccttgaaagaaaaacaagtagTAACTATGTGGACGACAAGGTACGAAAATGGAACGAAAGAGCAGCTGACAGAATATTTTATATCGCTACAACTTTTAATGATGGTGGGTAGCCATaatacaaataaaacaaactaatGAAAGGCGCAGTTTTAAGATAAATtccatatatacatatatatagtGCTAACCTGTCTAAAATAACCCCAAGGGGCCGCTTCAGAATTTGTCTTGGCGAGGTATTCATCCCAGGAAAACAGAACAAACCCtgaaataaaaaccaaacacagTGAATTTAACCATTAACCAAGCGCTttactgaaaaaagaaaaccaacgACTACGCGACGATCGATTGGAAGCTTCAACATACCCCGTCCCCTGGGACAACCCACTATAGTCCTTTCCCGGGTGGTGGGGAATTTAAACCTTGCCTAGGTGGGGTTGCCAATCTTCCAAAGTTTAAATGCCCAGGGGTTGccgtggggggaggggagaagtTGAAATGTACCATTGATCGACGCATTACCTTTAGAAGATAGCATATATTTGACAGTCACGGGCCTTAAaagattcatttattttggcgACTTATCTACTTCCAGTTCCACCCACGCTTTGACGACATATCCTACATCAATTGCTCGTTCATTACCTAGCGCGGGGGGAATCTTCTTAGGTGTACTTCCATCGGTTTTCgctggaaaaaataaaaaatgacacagctcaacaactttatttgtacaCTAAAACCACTTTGCCTGGTGAAGAGAATGATTAAACGAGGCTCTTGCTCGCCCTTAAATTTCAGGAGTTGCCAAGAACAATTCAAGCTTATCTCATAGCTTCCAACGCTCAAAGCAACTAGGAATTTTGATCATCCCTCTGGATTAAATATAGCATTTCCACATCCTAGTCGCACTCCTGGATGGAGGGAAACTGCGTTCCTTAAATGAACAGTGAAagtagtcctgaaaaggactgcTATCTGTGACAGTGCCTGTCACGTTGACAGCTCAAGCAGACGTCATCAACAAAGTAGAGCCTTTTAGTTTTAATTGTTAAAGTGGTTGCGAAGATTGGATAAAACTCAATGAACTACACATGCCTAACATGGATGCAACCGCCACAGAGCAACAACGTGATGGCATGAATTTCGTTCAATGTGTTAATTTAGCGAGGGgcatttgtaaagaaaaagaaaaagaaaaagaaaaagagccaGACAAGGGAAGAGAAGCACATATGAGTTTGTGGAGCTACAAGGCAAATGTAAATGATAGCTACTTTTGCCTGACGCCACACTTCCCCTTGTTGCTGAACGAGTCATAGGAGCAGATGGTGCTGACTTCTTTGAAACTGcaagataaaaacataaaacCATTTTTGTCTCTCGATTATCGATCACTAATCCATTGAAAGAGGAAGAGTCTGGCTCAAAATCAGTGAGCAGAATAGAGGGGAAAATGTTTGGACTTGCAGTGTATTCCTTTACGTTTTCTCTTTTTAACGTAGAGATCAAAAGGAACACAAAAAAGggtatttcaataaaaatgtttGAGCCAGAGACAGTTGTGCACTGTGATTGTTTGGCTGAAGAAAGCCCTTAAAAGGACTGTTATTTGTGACTGATGTTTTCACAGCCTGAGAAGATTGTTTGATCATTGAATGCTGCAGGTCTGGCTCCTCAAAACTGATTGATCAGTTTTGCCATAATGCTTGTGAAATGCAAAGCCCTTGGGGATTGAGAAGCATTTAGTCAGCAATGATTTACCAAAACacacgaacaaacaaacaaaaccgaaaaGGACACTTTGTGCTATGGTGTGCAGATGTTATTTAAATGTAACTTCAGACAATGAAAGCCTAGAAGTTAAAATGTTACAACTTGCTTAGTAACTGTAAAACACAGGCAACAAAATTGGTCACTTTAGCTGCAAATTtagtttccaaaatgttttgCTACTTGTCACAGTCGTAGATCGGAGCGCAGATGCATGCATATGTGCCAGGTTGGCTATCAAAAAGGACAGTATCCTTCCCCTTTGCTAACTCACCAGACTTAATTGTTGGTGACATTTGTTGAGTGTTATTGATGTGGGACTGATTTTCCTTCATGCTCTTTACAGCCTGTTCAAAGCACAATGCAGAGCAAAGATCCTTGCAAGAGATCTCCTTTTCGCCATCACTGGATGTAAAGTTCTGCAACACATTGGATTTCTTGCACCATTTGCACAAGCCAAACTTCTGTCCTGGTTTCTTACTTGGTGAAGATGTATATGTTACCTGTACACCtattaacaaagacaaaactgaacttTAATCTTAAAAGAActcctctgaaaaaaaaggtattgaaaaaaaaagcacaaaggTATTGAGAGGGAACAAATTGATGTATTTGGTATTAGAGCCACATAGATTATCTTTCATAAATTCTTTGTCACAAATATATACCTCTTCAGATCTCTCTCActgtaatggaaaaaattatttttcttttatgttcaTAAAAACCCCTCACTTCTTCTGAGCCCCACTTCTAAGGGACAATTCTTTAGTTTTTTACTCATTTTCTGTTATGGTTTGAGCTATCGTTTTAAACATTTCAGCAAGCCTGTAGAAAAAGGATTCTCAACTTCTGGCTACTGTTTGAACAGTAACCCCCAATATCAATGGATCATGGTGGTTACAGTAACAAATTGAGAGGAAAACACAAGGTGAGCACATATAAGTTTCCCTGAAAAACTGGTAAACTTGAGTTGACAAATGTAAATTCAACTCTTACATAAGAGGACATCCTTGAGCATTGGAGAAATTGTTTGTTAGTAGGACTGTCCACCTATGGGAATTATTGCCATGAGCTGACaaccaaagaaaaagagaagggATGTCTACTAACAGGAGAGAGTTATGTCCAACTCTTTTTTATGTCAAAGGTATGGACAACTTTCTTTCCTGCAGACAAA containing:
- the LOC131793594 gene encoding polycomb protein SCMH1, whose amino-acid sequence is MSTESEAESAAEKQNGENFNDEMKDYAKSTMNELLGMFGYEEEITREAVEELQIRLLPDEDDEQENNSALVKSTETTETESAEPVAVTLNPNEAPVVVQIPGEENSGNPSVVPLPAMKTEVVPMSEVPQATSELCSLPSGANESAKAGTALSKTTQNKAPTSCDLPRPEVDEGVQVTYTSSPSKKPGQKFGLCKWCKKSNVLQNFTSSDGEKEISCKDLCSALCFEQAVKSMKENQSHINNTQQMSPTIKSVSKKSAPSAPMTRSATRGSVASGKTKTDGSTPKKIPPALGFVLFSWDEYLAKTNSEAAPWGYFRQAQVPPYNGFQCSMKLEVADPRIVDTICVATVVGILGPRIRCRFDGTDSANDVWHLVDSREIHPVGWCEGNGGRLQPPVGFHLDPGKYSTFLAKTLASAELAPVRLFKREPTAPKENMFKVGMKLEALDPKNPLLICVATVADVDGDRIRVDFDGYLGSDYWCRYDSRDIFPVGWCHLSGHPLQPPGKTRKALKVSGKTNAVPEKSVKPEKAAKLDKAAKLEKPVKTARSEKPEKRDKKKIKVTSSVTPATVATSPVPTPVVTTPSSTRSGCDSPSSSGIDPEDGVNHTVQVFINHACEAGPHLSAAKVAGLPTCFRGTVLNVTRDCIQSVVNAAIEPSVVFGFLRSGTGRIKITAKDGKQILSCYLQVIDRVAVFWRVLEKFADNLQCCENLLCGERITGPCPKCGKSALRRNTVLPETPSLTAKKSTVGSVKRNAYSESDQQQQPSAKLPRITLDDEDTSQSPQVCSTSPPKTWSVSEVVKFIENSELAEHAEMFRKHEIDGKALLLLTREMIMSYMGLKLGPAIKLLCFIDELKNKKYT